One Cyclopterus lumpus isolate fCycLum1 chromosome 7, fCycLum1.pri, whole genome shotgun sequence DNA window includes the following coding sequences:
- the nol9 gene encoding polynucleotide 5'-hydroxyl-kinase NOL9, with translation MKVNKSKWVKGQAKSLKWKDVRGKRCRPPVSSSELISSPVIIRMVKEHQACVKKKPTVKRLKSKAKPVSDIKKNTPQSGLKKSHAQANGSSVFTMNDESNNSEDWKEYSKSIHGNGVETSAEMEDVSLGRLEGESLHNCAERDDRQNHAVLVMQKDQTLCFRGKCLLTCLYGRVEVMGFTIEEGQQSYPLFSPASHCPLTIRALESSDQTRDETTEALPILRKYLQLVSWKKLLKKVTSHSSIVLLEPMETPLTRFLSSFTDLSELFSPPMSELMSAVLDTPLNGLGMIPLGKAVEGLEMSKSYRDGLNMVVSACRGEMDGCAVILVCGTKNVGKSTFIRTLINNLLNHTASVDYLEGDLGQTEFTPAGCLSLSTVRGPLLGPPFTHQCTPEHMIYYGHPSCETDLERYLESLKSLWCRRSRSRATPIIINTMGWVKGFGFQLLVDMIRFLPVSHVIQLSHSGINQCPAVTPEFMKTAHGCQTRPPAQTALSEFTESHSPPRSYTHLIVQSEFQGVGRQGTAKHQRTNEHRELSLLAYLSQLQSPDPGPIKPLHSLTPYQVPNTAVALGVLHCEVVPAHMFYAANASLVGLCCLGEKVSSRGGPVLLSQAPICPCVGFGVLRGIDIGRGLYFLLTPVDPSILRKVNCLLLGAISLPSCILTTQPGFEGEMPYVTTDYSFDLTGAGKLRVFKGLTRPSHIAPK, from the exons ATGAAGGTGAATAAATCCAAATGGGTCAAGGGTCAAGCTAAATCGCTGAAGTGGAAGGATGTGAGGGGGAAACGGTGCCGGCCTCCAGTCAGTTCCTCAGAGCTCATCTCCAGTCCTGTAATTATCAGAATGGTGAAGGAGCACCAGGCATGTGTGAAGAAAAAGCCCACTGTCAAGAGATTGAAGAGTAAGGCTAAGCCTGTCTCTGACATAAAGAAAAACACCCCTCAGTCTGGATTAAAGAAATCTCACGCACAGGCTAATGGAAGTTCAGTGTTTACAATGAACGACGAGTCAAATAACTCAGAGGATTGGAAGGAGTATTCCAAATCCATTCATGGGAATGGTGTGGAGACCTCGGCTGAGATGGAAGATGTAAGCCTAGGGAGACTGGAGGGAGAGTCTCTCCATAACTGTGCAGAGAGAGATGATCGACAAAACCATGCAGTACTTGTCATGCAGAAGGATCAG ACCCTGTGTTTCCGTGGGAAGTGCCTTTTGACTTGTCTGTACGGACGAGTAGAAGTGATGGGGTTCACCATTGAAGAAGGCCAACAGTCCTATCCACTCTTCTCCCCAGCCTCTCATTGTCCACTGACCATAAGAGCTCTGGAAAGCTCTGACCAGACCAGAGATGAAACAACGGAGGCTTTACCCATTCTCCGAAAGTATCTGCAACTAG TATCATGGAAGAAGTTGCTCAAAAAGGTTACATCACACTCATCCATTGTCCTACTGGAGCCCATGGAGACACCTCTAACACGCTTTCTGTCAAGCTTCACAGATCTTAGTGAATTGTTCAGCCCCCCGATG AGTGAACTCATGTCAGCTGTTCTTGACACTCCACTGAATGGTTTGGGTATGATTCCCCTGGGCAAAGCCGTCGAGGGCCTGGAAATGTCAAAGAGTTACAGAGATGGCCTTAACATGGTTGTCAGCGCATGCCGAG GGGAAATGGATGGTTGTGCGGTCATCCTTGTTTGTGGTACCAAGAATGTGGGCAAGTCAACGTTCATTCGCACCCTCATCAATAACCTACTAAATCA caCTGCGAGTGTAGATTATTTGGAAGGTGACCTCGGACAAACAGAGTTCACTCCCGCTGGTTGCCTGTCTTTGTCGACTGTCAGGGGACCACTTCTGG GTCCTCCTTTCACACATCAGTGCACACCAGAGCACATGATCTACTATGGCCATCCGTCATGCGAGACCGACTTAGAACGCTACCTGGAATCCCTTAAATCCTTGTGGTGTAGACGGTCCCGGAGCAGAGCGACTCCTATCATTATCAACACCATGGgctgggtcaaag GATTTGGATTTCAGTTGCTAGTGGACATGATCCGCTTCCTCCCAGTCTCTCATGTCATCCAGCTCAGTCATAGCGGTATCAACCAGTGCCCCGCCGTCACTCCAGAGTTTATGAAGACGGCGCACGGCTGCCAAACGCGCCCACCGGCTCAGACCGCTCTGTCCGAGTTCACGGAGAGCCACAGTCCCCCCAGAAGTTACACTCACCTCATTGTACAATCGGAGTTTCAAGGGGTGGGGCGCCAAGGAACAGC AAAACACCAGCGTACTAATGAGCACAGAGAACTGTCATTGCTGGCCTACCTGAGTCAGCTGCAGTCTCCTGACCCCGGACCAATTAAACCTCTACACAGCCTCACCCCATACCAG GTGCCCAACACAGCAGTGGCTTTAGGTGTGCTCCATTGTGAGGTTGTGCCGGCTCACATGTTTTATGCTGCCAATGCTAGTCTGGTGGGTCTCTGCTGCCTGGGGGAGAAAGTCTCAAGCAGGGGAGGTCCAGTCCTGCTGTCCCAGGCTCCCATCTGCCCATGTGTGGGCTTCG GTGTGCTTCGAGGTATCGACATCGGGCGAGGTCTGTACTTTTTGCTGACGCCTGTAGATCCCTCCATCCTTCGTAAGGTCAATTGTCTCCTCTTGGGCGCGATATCGCTGCCTTCCTGCATCCTCACAACACAG CCTGGCTTTGAAGGAGAGATGCCCTATGTCACTACAGACTACAGTTTCGATCTCACTGGTGCAGGAAAGCTGAGAGTCTTCAAGGGACTAACAAGACCCAGTCACATAGCGCCAAAATGA